From the genome of Arthrobacter alpinus, one region includes:
- a CDS encoding DUF779 domain-containing protein: protein MDALPEILDAAITIPGETRSRVALSATAVELLQKMWALHGPLMFHQSGGCCDGSSPMCYPAGEFITAEADILLGLFQLPGCGPLEFWMSREQFNYWSHTHLTVDVVVGRGSGFSVEAPEGKRFLIRSRLVEGFEPTLITRPVSFPSSKV, encoded by the coding sequence ATGGACGCTCTTCCAGAAATCCTGGATGCCGCCATCACCATCCCGGGCGAAACACGGTCCCGGGTGGCATTGAGTGCCACGGCCGTGGAATTGCTGCAGAAAATGTGGGCGCTGCACGGCCCGCTCATGTTCCACCAATCGGGTGGCTGCTGCGACGGCTCCTCCCCCATGTGCTACCCGGCGGGCGAGTTCATCACTGCGGAGGCGGACATACTGCTGGGCCTCTTCCAACTGCCGGGGTGCGGCCCACTGGAATTTTGGATGTCGAGGGAACAATTCAACTATTGGTCGCACACCCATCTCACGGTCGACGTCGTGGTAGGTCGCGGCAGTGGGTTCTCCGTCGAAGCACCGGAGGGCAAGCGATTCCTGATCCGCTCCCGCCTGGTGGAGGGATTTGAACCAACCTTGATCACCAGACCCGTCAGTTTCCCGTCGTCGAAGGTGTAG
- the adhP gene encoding alcohol dehydrogenase AdhP → MQAAVVKEFGAPLTVEEYPLPTPGPGQALVKLISSGVCHTDLHAAEGDWPVKPSPPFVPGHEGVGDVVALGEGVTSLAVGDRVGNAWLWSACGDCEFCRTGWETLCESQQNGGYSVDGSFGEYMLVDAEFAPRIPDGLDPVEIAPVLCAGVTVYKGLKMTEARPGQWVVISGIGGLGHIAVQYAVAMGLRVAAVDIAEDKLALARKHGAEITVNALSEDPVSTIQAQTGGVHGVLVTAVHPAAFGQAIGMTRRGGTIVFNGLPPGDFPAPIFDVVLKGLTIRGSIVGTRQDMTEAIDFYARGLIHPTVSTRSLGEINEVLAEMKVGAIDGRVVIKY, encoded by the coding sequence ATGCAAGCAGCAGTTGTAAAAGAATTTGGCGCACCCCTCACCGTCGAGGAATACCCCCTGCCCACCCCCGGCCCCGGCCAGGCCCTGGTCAAGCTGATTTCCAGCGGCGTCTGCCACACGGATTTGCACGCAGCCGAGGGCGACTGGCCCGTCAAGCCCAGCCCGCCGTTTGTGCCCGGCCATGAGGGCGTCGGCGATGTCGTTGCGCTCGGCGAGGGTGTCACCTCCCTCGCCGTGGGCGACCGTGTCGGCAACGCTTGGCTGTGGAGTGCCTGCGGCGACTGTGAATTCTGCCGCACCGGTTGGGAGACATTGTGCGAGTCCCAGCAAAACGGCGGCTACAGTGTGGACGGCTCCTTTGGCGAATACATGCTGGTCGACGCCGAGTTCGCCCCGCGCATTCCCGACGGTCTGGACCCCGTGGAGATCGCCCCCGTGCTGTGCGCCGGCGTCACCGTTTACAAGGGCCTGAAGATGACCGAGGCCCGCCCGGGCCAGTGGGTCGTCATTTCCGGTATCGGCGGGCTCGGGCACATCGCCGTGCAATACGCCGTCGCCATGGGCCTTCGCGTGGCCGCCGTCGACATCGCCGAGGACAAGCTGGCCCTGGCCCGCAAACACGGTGCCGAAATCACGGTCAACGCCCTGAGCGAGGATCCGGTGTCGACCATCCAGGCACAGACCGGCGGCGTCCACGGCGTGCTCGTCACCGCCGTGCACCCGGCCGCGTTTGGACAGGCGATCGGCATGACCCGGCGCGGTGGCACCATCGTATTCAACGGACTTCCCCCGGGCGACTTCCCGGCCCCGATCTTCGACGTGGTGCTCAAGGGTCTGACCATCCGCGGCTCCATCGTGGGTACCCGCCAGGACATGACCGAGGCCATCGATTTCTACGCCCGGGGCCTGATCCACCCCACGGTCTCGACCCGCAGCCTGGGCGAGATCAACGAGGTGCTCGCCGAGATGAAGGTCGGGGCGATCGATGGCCGCGTGGTCATCAAATACTAG
- a CDS encoding aldehyde dehydrogenase family protein — protein MTVYAQPGTPGSKVTFKDRYENWIGGEWVAPVKGQYFENITPVTGKVFCEVARGTAEDIELALDAAHKVAPSWGATSATERAAILNKVADRIDENVELLAVAESWDNGKAVRETLNADIPLAADHFRYFASVVRAQEGSLTQIDENTTAYHYHEPLGVVGQIIPWNFPILMAVWKLAPALAAGNAVVLKPAEQTPASILVLMELLADILPAGVINVVNGFGVEAGKPLASSKRIRKIAFTGETTTGRLISQYASQNLIPVTLELGGKSPNIFFNDVADQDDAFYDKALEGFTLYAFNQGEVCTCPSRAVVQGGIYDSFVADAIARTEAIIQGNPLDTDTQIGAQSSNDQLEKILSYIDIGKQEGAKLLTGGERNILEGDLAGGYYVKPTIFEGTNNMRIFQEEIFGPVLAVTKFDDYADALHIANDTLYGLGAGVWSRNGNVAYRAGREIQAGRVWVNNYHAYPAGAAFGGYKSSGIGRENHAMMLDHYQQTKNLLVSYSEDKLGFF, from the coding sequence ATGACTGTTTATGCACAGCCCGGTACACCCGGTTCCAAGGTCACCTTCAAGGACCGCTATGAGAACTGGATTGGCGGGGAATGGGTGGCCCCCGTCAAGGGACAGTACTTTGAGAACATCACTCCCGTCACTGGCAAGGTTTTTTGCGAGGTTGCCCGCGGCACGGCCGAGGACATTGAGCTCGCCCTGGACGCCGCGCACAAGGTGGCCCCCAGCTGGGGCGCCACCTCGGCGACTGAGCGCGCTGCCATCCTGAACAAGGTCGCCGACCGCATTGACGAAAACGTCGAGCTCCTGGCCGTTGCCGAATCCTGGGACAACGGCAAGGCCGTCCGGGAAACCCTCAACGCCGACATCCCGCTCGCAGCCGACCACTTCCGCTACTTCGCCTCCGTGGTCCGCGCCCAGGAAGGCTCCCTGACCCAGATCGATGAGAACACCACCGCCTACCACTACCACGAGCCGCTCGGCGTGGTCGGGCAGATCATCCCGTGGAACTTCCCCATCCTGATGGCAGTGTGGAAGTTGGCGCCGGCACTCGCGGCGGGCAACGCCGTCGTGCTTAAGCCTGCCGAACAGACACCGGCCTCCATCCTGGTCCTGATGGAACTGCTCGCAGACATCCTCCCCGCCGGCGTCATCAACGTGGTCAACGGCTTCGGCGTGGAGGCCGGGAAGCCGCTCGCCTCCTCCAAGCGCATCCGCAAGATCGCATTCACCGGCGAGACCACCACGGGCCGTTTGATCAGCCAGTACGCGTCCCAGAACCTGATTCCGGTCACGCTCGAACTGGGCGGCAAGAGCCCCAACATCTTCTTCAACGACGTCGCGGATCAAGACGACGCCTTCTACGACAAGGCACTGGAGGGCTTCACGCTCTACGCCTTCAACCAGGGCGAGGTCTGCACCTGCCCATCCCGCGCCGTCGTCCAGGGCGGGATCTACGATTCCTTCGTGGCCGACGCGATTGCCCGCACCGAAGCCATCATCCAGGGCAACCCGCTGGACACCGACACCCAGATCGGCGCGCAATCCTCCAACGACCAGCTCGAAAAGATCCTCTCCTACATCGACATTGGTAAGCAGGAGGGCGCCAAGCTGCTCACCGGCGGCGAGCGCAACATCCTTGAAGGCGACCTGGCTGGAGGCTATTACGTCAAGCCCACCATCTTCGAGGGCACCAACAACATGCGCATCTTCCAGGAGGAAATCTTCGGCCCCGTCCTCGCAGTGACGAAGTTTGATGACTACGCCGACGCCCTGCACATCGCCAACGACACCCTGTACGGACTCGGCGCCGGGGTCTGGTCGCGCAACGGCAACGTCGCCTACCGGGCGGGCCGGGAAATCCAGGCCGGGCGCGTGTGGGTCAACAACTACCACGCCTACCCCGCAGGAGCTGCCTTTGGCGGCTACAAGTCCTCGGGTATCGGCCGCGAGAACCACGCCATGATGCTCGACCACTACCAGCAGACCAAGAACCTTTTGGTCAGCTACAGCGAGGACAAGCTCGGCTTCTTCTAA
- a CDS encoding GAF domain-containing protein yields the protein MPLTHPLLHDLPALRPLVRESWQRSLGTLNTPAGLSPPVVWESRELAEFRRDHPLAAIMPVITKLLVEPSHDTGLLIAVGDEHGRLLWVEGDSAALRHGEHINFATGADWSESVVGTSAPGTALVLGCSVQIVGQEHFNPAVHSWSCTAVPVHDPDSGSLLGIVDITGGPDAVGANTLSLVQATVAAAEAQLRIHRLERRMERKGPVSTATPNKPLYRDSLQILGRDQGLLHIAGEALTLSERHSEILTMLALYPDGLTAQELTDKVYPEGTSLTSIRAEMVRLRKFLQGAAACLVPESRPYRLPRTLVVDAEQVRNYLDRGAHRLALNIYKGEVMPRSAAPEIKAIRTRVTIQLREAILNDASPEVLLSYLQLPEAADDVDAWRTALRLLPPRSPKRAAVVAHVETLEA from the coding sequence ATGCCCTTGACGCACCCCCTACTGCACGATCTTCCCGCCTTGCGACCATTGGTTCGTGAGTCCTGGCAGCGATCCCTAGGGACCCTGAACACCCCGGCGGGACTTTCCCCGCCCGTGGTGTGGGAGAGCCGGGAACTGGCCGAGTTCCGCCGGGACCACCCGCTCGCGGCCATCATGCCTGTCATCACCAAACTGCTCGTGGAGCCAAGCCACGACACCGGACTGCTCATTGCCGTGGGAGACGAGCACGGCCGCCTGCTCTGGGTCGAGGGCGACTCCGCCGCGCTCCGCCACGGCGAGCACATCAACTTCGCCACCGGCGCCGACTGGTCCGAGTCGGTGGTCGGCACCAGTGCCCCGGGCACGGCACTGGTGCTGGGATGCAGCGTGCAAATTGTTGGTCAGGAACACTTCAACCCGGCCGTGCACTCTTGGAGCTGCACGGCGGTGCCCGTGCACGACCCCGATTCGGGCTCCCTCCTGGGCATTGTTGACATCACCGGCGGGCCGGACGCCGTGGGCGCCAACACACTCTCCCTGGTCCAGGCCACGGTGGCCGCTGCCGAGGCGCAACTGCGCATCCACCGCCTAGAACGCCGCATGGAACGGAAAGGTCCAGTCAGCACCGCCACCCCCAACAAGCCGCTGTACCGCGACAGCCTGCAAATTTTGGGCCGCGACCAGGGCCTGCTGCACATTGCCGGGGAGGCACTGACACTCAGCGAACGGCACTCTGAAATCCTCACCATGCTGGCCTTGTACCCGGACGGTCTCACAGCGCAGGAACTCACAGACAAGGTCTACCCGGAGGGCACGTCGCTGACCAGCATCCGGGCCGAGATGGTGCGCCTGCGCAAGTTCCTGCAGGGCGCCGCCGCCTGCCTGGTACCGGAGTCCCGGCCCTACCGGCTCCCCCGGACACTGGTGGTGGATGCCGAGCAGGTGCGCAACTACCTGGACCGCGGCGCCCACCGGCTGGCCCTGAACATCTACAAGGGCGAGGTCATGCCGCGCTCAGCGGCACCGGAAATCAAGGCCATCCGCACCCGGGTGACCATCCAGTTGCGCGAGGCGATCCTCAACGACGCCAGCCCGGAGGTGCTGCTGAGCTACCTGCAGCTTCCCGAGGCCGCGGACGACGTCGACGCCTGGCGCACAGCCCTGCGCTTACTTCCGCCGCGCTCACCCAAGCGCGCCGCCGTCGTCGCCCACGTGGAAACGCTAGAGGCTTAG